In bacterium 336/3, the following proteins share a genomic window:
- a CDS encoding benzoate transporter, with the protein MESVLEKLEAHLSLKRTEFYNKLQLGIETSQIEKIEKLFQKNLPEDLKKLYLWKNGQPEKLYETFVNNSMMIPLEKSLEIAQNLTAMIGKDFDRENWWNKDWIPLFHNGRGDYICYDMEGTFTGKKGQILQHNHDYEARNVLAPSLEAFLEAINAFYDQTPKEQFDEYFKVSLEAYPKRFKV; encoded by the coding sequence ATGGAATCTGTTTTAGAAAAGTTAGAAGCTCATCTTTCTCTTAAGAGAACAGAGTTTTACAATAAACTTCAACTAGGGATAGAAACTTCCCAAATAGAAAAAATTGAAAAACTGTTTCAAAAAAACCTTCCTGAAGATTTAAAAAAATTGTATTTATGGAAAAATGGGCAACCTGAGAAACTCTATGAGACTTTCGTTAATAATTCTATGATGATTCCTCTTGAAAAATCTCTCGAAATAGCCCAAAACCTGACAGCAATGATAGGGAAAGATTTTGATAGAGAAAATTGGTGGAATAAAGATTGGATTCCACTATTTCATAATGGTAGAGGCGATTATATCTGTTATGATATGGAAGGAACATTTACAGGAAAAAAAGGACAAATATTACAACATAATCACGATTATGAAGCGAGAAATGTACTAGCACCAAGTTTAGAAGCTTTTTTAGAGGCTATCAACGCTTTCTATGACCAAACACCTAAAGAACAATTTGATGAGTATTTTAAAGTATCATTAGAGGCTTATCCCAAACGATTCAAAGTTTAA
- a CDS encoding thymidylate synthase, whose translation MKQYHDLLEHILNTGTQKTDRTGTGTVSVFGYQMRFDLNEGFPLVTTKKVHTKSIIHELLWFLNGDTNIKYLKDNNVSIWDEWADENGNLGPVYGKQWRSWQTRQGGTIDQISDAIKQLKTNPDSRRIMVSAWNVEDLPAMKLMPCHALFQFYVADGKLSCQLYQRSADVFLGVPFNIASYALLTMMFAQVCDLELGDFIWTGGDTHLYLNHLEQARLQLSRDFRPLPTMKINPDVKDIFSFKYQDFTLENYNPHPAIKAEVSV comes from the coding sequence ATGAAGCAATATCACGACCTTTTAGAACATATTTTAAATACAGGAACTCAAAAAACCGACAGAACAGGAACAGGAACAGTCAGCGTATTTGGCTATCAAATGCGTTTCGATTTGAACGAAGGTTTTCCGTTGGTTACGACTAAAAAAGTACATACAAAATCTATTATTCATGAACTACTTTGGTTTCTGAATGGCGATACGAATATCAAATACCTCAAAGATAATAATGTAAGCATTTGGGATGAGTGGGCAGATGAAAACGGAAATCTAGGACCTGTTTATGGCAAACAATGGCGTAGCTGGCAAACTCGTCAGGGTGGGACAATAGACCAAATCTCTGATGCTATCAAGCAACTCAAAACCAACCCTGACTCAAGAAGAATCATGGTTTCGGCATGGAATGTAGAAGATTTACCAGCCATGAAACTCATGCCTTGCCATGCTTTATTTCAGTTTTATGTGGCTGATGGCAAACTTTCTTGTCAGTTGTATCAACGTTCAGCAGATGTATTTCTAGGTGTGCCTTTCAATATTGCTTCGTATGCCTTGCTGACTATGATGTTTGCACAAGTTTGTGATTTAGAATTGGGGGATTTTATTTGGACAGGAGGAGATACACACTTGTATCTGAACCATTTGGAGCAGGCTCGTTTACAGTTATCAAGAGATTTTCGTCCATTACCTACTATGAAAATTAACCCTGATGTAAAAGATATTTTCAGTTTCAAATACCAAGATTTTACACTTGAAAACTACAATCCACACCCTGCCATCAAAGCAGAAGTGAGTGTTTAG
- a CDS encoding ATP-binding protein, translated as MKQKAIFNWSGGKDSSLALFKLLQSQEYDILCLLTSVSEQYQRISMHGVRTELLELQAQSIGIPLQKLMIPEMPTMEVYEKQMIETLTVLKNQGASVSVFGDIFLEDLRTYRENQLAKIHLKGVFPLWKQSTKELIREFLDLGFKTIITCVNEKYLDKSFVGRVIDEDFLKDLPSHVDPCGENGEFHTFVYDGPIFQKPVSFQIGEIVHQTYTPTPKNNDDGYECGEKEENQKPFDTGFWYCDLLIV; from the coding sequence ATGAAACAAAAAGCTATTTTCAATTGGAGTGGAGGAAAAGACTCCTCACTCGCCTTGTTCAAATTATTACAAAGCCAAGAATATGACATTTTGTGCTTGCTGACAAGCGTGAGCGAGCAATATCAGCGTATTTCGATGCATGGCGTACGAACTGAACTTTTGGAGTTACAAGCTCAAAGTATTGGAATCCCACTTCAAAAACTCATGATTCCCGAAATGCCCACGATGGAGGTCTATGAAAAACAGATGATTGAAACCCTTACAGTTTTAAAAAATCAGGGAGCAAGTGTTTCAGTTTTTGGAGATATTTTTTTAGAAGATTTACGGACTTATCGTGAAAATCAGTTAGCTAAAATTCATTTAAAAGGTGTTTTCCCACTCTGGAAACAATCTACCAAAGAACTTATCAGGGAGTTTTTAGATTTAGGTTTTAAAACCATTATAACCTGTGTAAACGAAAAATATTTGGATAAAAGTTTTGTAGGAAGGGTAATTGATGAAGATTTTCTGAAAGATTTACCTTCTCATGTTGACCCTTGTGGCGAAAATGGTGAGTTTCATACGTTTGTTTATGATGGACCTATTTTTCAAAAACCTGTTTCTTTTCAAATTGGTGAAATAGTACACCAAACCTATACGCCTACTCCAAAAAATAATGATGATGGTTATGAATGTGGTGAAAAAGAAGAAAACCAAAAACCTTTTGATACAGGTTTTTGGTATTGCGATTTGCTAATAGTGTAA
- a CDS encoding ribonuclease H, which yields MAKKKYYVVWKGRQAGIYDSWDKCQEQVSGFTDAKYKSFESQTDAQKAFKQGYSQHIGKEATVKKKTEIKIPYKECLCVDAACNMQTGDMEYRGVHYPSGKVIFHQKDFKDSTNNIGEFLAIVHGLAFLLKNNVQMPIYSDSKTALAWLRNKHCKTEQAETKQNEDVFELIDRAEKWLQENDYKHIPVLKWETDTWGEIPADFGRK from the coding sequence ATGGCAAAAAAGAAATATTATGTAGTTTGGAAGGGAAGGCAGGCTGGTATTTATGATTCTTGGGACAAATGTCAAGAACAAGTTTCAGGCTTCACAGATGCCAAATACAAATCTTTTGAAAGTCAAACAGATGCCCAAAAGGCTTTTAAACAAGGCTACTCACAACATATAGGTAAAGAAGCCACTGTTAAGAAAAAAACAGAAATTAAAATACCCTATAAAGAATGTTTATGTGTAGATGCTGCCTGCAATATGCAAACAGGCGATATGGAGTACAGAGGCGTTCATTATCCATCTGGTAAAGTGATTTTCCACCAAAAAGATTTTAAAGATTCTACCAACAATATTGGTGAATTTTTGGCAATAGTACATGGGTTGGCTTTTTTACTCAAAAACAATGTACAAATGCCCATTTACTCTGATAGCAAAACGGCTCTTGCTTGGCTTAGAAACAAACATTGTAAAACAGAACAAGCTGAAACAAAGCAAAATGAAGACGTTTTTGAACTGATAGACAGAGCAGAAAAATGGTTACAAGAAAATGATTACAAGCATATCCCTGTACTCAAGTGGGAAACAGATACTTGGGGTGAAATCCCTGCTGATTTTGGAAGAAAATAA
- a CDS encoding RNA polymerase subunit sigma-24, protein MKNTETLKNALSGDINAFQTLFAEFQNHLKSYLYRLLANRNDAEDITHDTFIKGFDKLSTFKGESSLKTWIFQIATHLAYNYLQRQKRWTPNVSEKAKKLVLENPSLRNEIVKVHETATDAKYDMKEHIDTCFTCISKNLPIENQIAIILKDVYDFSVSEICLILDKTEGVIKYLLQDGRKTMIDIFDNRCALINKNGVCHQCSELNGWFNPKENQQQALMELDMVKGSKKYNREELYYMRTTLIKVIDPLRSKGSELQEILMKCNRMAMDEIPIQN, encoded by the coding sequence ATGAAGAACACAGAAACATTGAAAAATGCGTTGAGTGGAGATATCAACGCATTTCAAACTCTTTTTGCTGAATTTCAAAATCATTTGAAATCTTACTTGTATAGACTCCTTGCCAATCGCAATGATGCAGAAGACATTACACACGATACGTTTATCAAGGGTTTTGACAAACTTTCAACCTTTAAAGGGGAGTCATCTCTAAAAACTTGGATATTTCAAATAGCGACTCATTTGGCATACAATTATTTACAACGACAAAAAAGATGGACACCCAATGTAAGTGAAAAAGCTAAAAAATTGGTGCTTGAAAACCCTTCGTTACGAAACGAGATTGTGAAAGTTCATGAAACAGCCACAGATGCAAAGTATGATATGAAAGAGCATATTGATACTTGTTTTACTTGTATCTCAAAAAATTTACCCATAGAAAATCAAATAGCCATCATACTCAAAGATGTATATGATTTCTCAGTTTCTGAAATATGTTTGATACTTGATAAAACTGAGGGTGTTATAAAATACTTATTACAAGATGGAAGAAAAACCATGATAGATATTTTTGATAATCGTTGTGCATTAATCAATAAAAATGGTGTATGTCATCAGTGTTCGGAGTTAAATGGCTGGTTTAATCCAAAAGAAAATCAACAACAAGCTCTTATGGAATTGGATATGGTAAAAGGTTCAAAAAAGTATAATCGTGAAGAATTGTATTATATGAGAACTACACTTATCAAAGTAATTGACCCTTTGCGTTCAAAGGGTTCAGAGTTACAAGAAATTTTAATGAAGTGCAATCGTATGGCAATGGATGAAATTCCAATACAAAACTGA
- a CDS encoding ferrichrome-iron receptor encodes MKYILLPAFICMSSLVLAQSQTKDSTRQEAIEEISVNGSIIKTSKVSKNKLEEMDLPQAMSVLDNKILREQQIMNLTDVLKNVNGIYIMGNTGGYQEEIASRGSNISTTNTFKNGIRFFNGMKIEMSGIEKVEILKGNTAIEYGNVAPGGVLNIITKKPKFNFGGNASLTVGSFENYKPQIDVYGSLNKEKTIAFRLNASHQQAQSFRKYVNSNTFYVNPSLLFKISDNSTLLLEGDYIKSSTIPDFGAGIINYEVVDIPRERFLGVTWGKYNAEQGYASARYDWQISEKWHLNALMGFRNYATDLFSNTRPNASGGIIQTNGTWRRSIQRSTNNDTYFIQQIDANVSFKTGAIEHQALVGADAERFITNTTAYRTFSNYDEINIFQDYDPNAQPTIPNLDPSTATKNPINRYGVYAQDLISFPKYVKLFVGIRYNQIKSISDVFTYGVNTLTSTEKTDKPFSPKLGIILQPNKKHTVFASYSNSFSLNTGVDINGNALSPSIIDQYEVGIKNRLFSEKLQFNVTAYQIINSNLAQTSLINGNTNANIRELAGETKSKGIEVDAVFKPIKNLSVMFGYSFNETKYTQSNIYVIGSELRYNPKNTANASISYTFSQGTLKNLNVGVISQYFGSRFAGRSTRLTVDNDTFKLIPLSNYFLVDFVVGYEYKNWRLNGKLANIFNELNYNIHDDNSLNPITPANFSVQLGFTF; translated from the coding sequence ATGAAATATATACTTCTACCAGCTTTTATTTGTATGAGTTCTTTGGTTTTGGCTCAAAGCCAAACCAAAGACTCCACTCGTCAAGAAGCCATTGAAGAAATCTCTGTCAATGGTTCTATTATCAAAACTTCTAAAGTTTCTAAGAATAAGTTAGAAGAAATGGATTTGCCTCAAGCTATGAGTGTTTTAGACAATAAAATACTTCGAGAACAACAAATTATGAACCTTACAGATGTTCTTAAAAATGTGAATGGTATTTACATTATGGGCAATACAGGTGGTTATCAGGAAGAAATAGCTTCCAGAGGTTCTAATATTTCTACCACCAATACATTCAAGAATGGTATCCGTTTTTTTAATGGAATGAAAATAGAAATGAGTGGCATTGAAAAAGTAGAAATTTTGAAAGGCAATACAGCCATCGAATATGGGAATGTTGCTCCTGGAGGTGTTTTAAATATCATTACAAAAAAACCAAAATTCAATTTTGGAGGAAATGCCAGCCTTACAGTAGGTAGTTTTGAGAACTATAAACCTCAAATAGATGTATATGGCTCACTGAATAAAGAAAAAACCATTGCATTCAGGCTCAACGCTTCACATCAACAAGCTCAGAGTTTCCGAAAATATGTAAACTCCAATACTTTTTATGTAAATCCATCCTTACTTTTTAAAATTTCAGACAATTCTACTCTTTTACTAGAAGGAGACTACATCAAGAGCAGTACCATTCCCGATTTTGGAGCAGGAATCATCAATTATGAGGTTGTGGATATTCCCAGAGAAAGATTTCTGGGTGTTACTTGGGGCAAATACAACGCTGAACAAGGCTATGCTTCAGCCAGATACGACTGGCAGATTTCAGAAAAATGGCATCTCAATGCCTTGATGGGCTTTAGAAATTATGCCACAGACTTATTTTCTAACACAAGACCTAACGCTTCAGGTGGAATTATCCAAACAAATGGTACTTGGCGTAGAAGTATTCAGCGTTCCACAAACAATGATACCTATTTTATCCAACAAATAGATGCCAATGTGAGTTTTAAAACTGGAGCCATTGAACATCAGGCTCTTGTGGGTGCAGATGCAGAGCGTTTTATTACCAATACAACTGCCTATAGAACCTTCTCCAATTACGATGAAATCAATATTTTTCAAGATTATGACCCTAATGCACAACCTACTATACCTAATTTAGACCCAAGTACAGCTACAAAAAACCCTATTAATCGTTATGGGGTGTATGCCCAAGACCTAATTAGTTTTCCTAAGTACGTAAAGTTGTTTGTAGGAATACGTTATAACCAAATTAAATCCATTTCCGATGTATTTACTTATGGTGTCAATACACTTACCTCAACAGAAAAAACAGATAAACCATTTTCTCCTAAATTGGGTATTATTCTTCAACCGAACAAAAAACATACTGTATTTGCGAGCTACTCAAACTCTTTTTCACTAAATACAGGTGTTGATATCAACGGAAATGCTTTAAGTCCCTCTATCATAGACCAATACGAAGTGGGTATTAAAAACCGATTATTCTCTGAAAAACTACAATTCAATGTAACAGCCTATCAAATTATCAATAGTAATTTGGCTCAAACATCTCTTATCAATGGCAATACAAACGCTAATATCAGAGAACTGGCAGGCGAAACAAAATCGAAGGGTATTGAGGTAGATGCTGTTTTCAAGCCTATCAAAAACCTTTCTGTGATGTTTGGATATAGTTTCAACGAAACCAAATATACACAAAGCAACATCTATGTCATTGGTAGTGAGCTTCGTTACAATCCCAAAAACACAGCCAATGCTAGTATCAGTTATACATTTTCTCAAGGTACATTAAAAAATCTGAATGTAGGTGTCATTAGTCAATATTTTGGTAGTAGATTTGCGGGGCGTTCTACTCGTTTAACCGTAGATAACGATACGTTCAAACTCATTCCTCTTTCCAATTACTTCTTGGTAGATTTTGTAGTGGGTTATGAATACAAAAATTGGCGATTAAACGGAAAATTAGCGAATATTTTCAATGAATTAAACTATAACATTCATGATGATAACAGCTTAAATCCGATTACACCTGCCAATTTTTCAGTTCAATTAGGTTTTACATTTTAA